In the Setaria italica strain Yugu1 chromosome VI, Setaria_italica_v2.0, whole genome shotgun sequence genome, one interval contains:
- the LOC101782466 gene encoding 40S ribosomal protein S13 codes for MGRMHSRGKGISSSALPYKRTAPTWLKTPASDVDEMITKAAKKGQMPSQIGVLLRDQHGIPLVHSVTGSKILRILKAHGLAPEIPEDLYFLIKKAVAIRKHLERNRKDKDSKFRLILVESRIHRLARYYKRTKKLPPTWKYESTTASTLVA; via the exons ATGGGGCGTATGCACAGCCGCGG GAAGGGTATCTCGTCGTCGGCGCTGCCGTACAAGAGGACTGCCCCGACCTGGCTCAAGACCCCCGCCTCCGAT GTGGACGAGATGATCACCAAGGCTGCGAAGAAGGGTCAGATGCCGTCGCAGATCGGCGTCCTGCTCCGTGACCAGCACGGTATCCCGCTCGTCCATAGCGTCACTGGTAGCAAGATCCTCCGTATCCTTAAGGCCCATG GGCTGGCACCGGAGATCCCGGAGGACCTGTACTTCCTGATTAAGAAGGCGGTGGCTATTAGGAAGCATCTGGAGAGGAACAGGAAGGACAAGGACTCCAAATTCAGGCTCATTCTTGTTGAGAGCAGGATCCACCGCCTGGCCCGCTACTACAAGCGCACCAAGAAGCTCCCACCCACCTGGAAGTA TGAGTCAACCACGGCCAGCACTCTGGTGGCCTAA